One window from the genome of Mucilaginibacter ginsenosidivorans encodes:
- a CDS encoding alpha/beta hydrolase, with product MYLNWNVSEMTVTQNELTIESEFLKRDVTITLLLPDGREAAEPMSLLLLNDGQETTALQLSETLENLYESGALKPVAVAAIHCGNDRLQEYGIAGKPDYKQRGAKARVYTKFITEELLPAIKKETGIDDFEATAFAGFSLGGLSAMDIAWNNAALFDKVGVFSGSFWWRSKELGKGYTDADRIMHQSIRDSKGKRALKFWLQTGTKDEAADRNKNGIIDSIDDTIDVIKELEAKGYTRPADIQYLEIVGGTHSVATWALAMPKFLVWAFGR from the coding sequence ATGTATTTGAACTGGAATGTGAGCGAAATGACCGTTACCCAAAACGAATTAACTATTGAATCGGAGTTCCTGAAAAGGGATGTTACCATAACTTTACTGCTGCCCGACGGCCGTGAAGCAGCGGAGCCGATGAGCCTGCTTTTGCTGAATGACGGGCAGGAGACCACCGCCCTGCAACTAAGCGAAACGCTGGAGAATTTGTACGAGAGCGGCGCACTGAAACCGGTGGCCGTGGCCGCCATACATTGTGGTAACGACCGGCTGCAGGAATACGGCATTGCCGGTAAACCCGACTATAAGCAGCGCGGCGCCAAAGCCCGGGTTTATACCAAATTTATTACTGAAGAACTTTTGCCTGCTATAAAAAAAGAAACGGGCATCGATGATTTTGAGGCTACCGCTTTCGCGGGATTTTCGTTAGGTGGGCTTTCGGCTATGGATATTGCCTGGAACAACGCTGCGCTGTTTGATAAGGTGGGGGTGTTTTCCGGCTCGTTCTGGTGGCGAAGTAAGGAACTGGGTAAGGGCTACACCGATGCCGACCGTATTATGCACCAAAGCATTCGCGATAGCAAAGGAAAACGCGCTTTGAAATTCTGGCTGCAAACCGGCACCAAAGATGAAGCCGCCGACCGCAATAAAAACGGTATTATCGATTCCATCGACGATACCATTGATGTGATCAAAGAACTGGAAGCCAAAGGCTATACCCGCCCGGCTGATATCCAATACCTCGAAATTGTTGGGGGCACTCATAGCGTAGCAACCTGGGCCCTCGCAATGCCGAAATTTTTGGTATGGGCGTTTGGCAGGTAA
- a CDS encoding esterase family protein: MTEQYHKWYSHNLGLDVEMLVFGDRGYPVILFPTSQGRYFQNKDEGLIQAVEWFVNEGLVKIFCPESFDWLTWYNKGVHPAERARNYNFYDKMLYEELAPWAMHETGVSKVATAGCSFGGYHAANFALKHPDRVGHMFSMSGAFDVKQFMDGVYTDDVFYNNPMDYLPGSNRPELWHMNIILGAAEHDICRWDNDHLSNILGQKNINHWLDIRGIGEHDWPMWRAMFPHYLSTIK; the protein is encoded by the coding sequence TTGACAGAACAGTATCACAAATGGTATTCGCATAATTTAGGTTTGGATGTGGAGATGCTGGTGTTTGGCGACCGCGGCTATCCCGTTATTTTATTCCCGACCTCGCAGGGGCGATATTTTCAGAATAAGGACGAAGGACTTATACAGGCGGTGGAATGGTTTGTGAACGAGGGCCTGGTAAAGATATTTTGCCCAGAAAGCTTCGACTGGCTCACGTGGTACAATAAAGGCGTACACCCTGCCGAGCGTGCCCGCAACTATAATTTTTACGACAAGATGCTATACGAGGAACTGGCGCCCTGGGCCATGCACGAAACCGGCGTAAGCAAAGTAGCCACCGCCGGTTGCAGCTTTGGAGGTTACCACGCGGCCAACTTCGCACTAAAACATCCCGACCGGGTTGGGCATATGTTCAGTATGAGCGGGGCATTTGATGTGAAACAGTTTATGGACGGCGTTTACACCGACGATGTTTTTTACAACAACCCGATGGACTACCTGCCCGGCAGCAACCGGCCCGAGCTGTGGCACATGAACATCATCCTGGGCGCAGCCGAACATGATATCTGCCGCTGGGATAACGATCACTTGTCAAACATTTTAGGGCAGAAAAACATTAACCATTGGCTGGACATACGCGGCATTGGCGAACACGACTGGCCCATGTGGCGGGCGATGTTCCCGCATTATTTAAGTACGATTAAATAG
- a CDS encoding ATP-grasp domain-containing protein gives MKKIGILFGQENSFPHAFVDRINQKGEKDISAEFVHIDKVMQAESQGYSVIIDRISQDVPFYRAMLKNAAICGTAVINNPFWWSADEKFFNNALAVKIGVPVPKTVILPSKDLPDDTTSQSFRNLAYPLDWDGIFNYVGFPAYMKPFDGGGWKEVYKIDSLDDLWPKYDQTKQYVMMLQEEIIFDDYFRCYCIGGKHVRIMQYEPRNPHHLRYEHGKAPAEKKLLETVKNYVIKLNKYLGYDFNTVEFAIRNGVPYAIDFCNPAPDAEVTSVGQENFDWVVETAADYAIERAKKQKYGQDNLTWGEFVRTGAAKEDLLSSEKKIEKKAGKKDVETGKIDHAISAEETVKKSAPQKAPAKKPAAKK, from the coding sequence ATGAAAAAAATAGGCATCTTATTCGGACAGGAAAATTCATTCCCCCACGCATTTGTCGACCGCATCAATCAAAAAGGGGAAAAAGACATATCGGCTGAGTTTGTACACATCGATAAGGTGATGCAGGCCGAATCGCAGGGCTATTCGGTTATTATCGACCGTATATCGCAGGATGTGCCCTTCTATCGCGCCATGCTGAAGAATGCTGCTATTTGCGGTACAGCGGTTATCAATAACCCTTTTTGGTGGAGCGCCGATGAAAAGTTCTTCAACAATGCCCTGGCCGTTAAGATAGGTGTGCCCGTGCCTAAAACGGTTATACTGCCATCAAAGGACCTGCCCGACGATACCACGTCGCAATCGTTCCGCAACCTGGCCTACCCGCTGGATTGGGACGGGATATTCAATTATGTCGGGTTCCCGGCTTATATGAAACCGTTTGACGGCGGGGGCTGGAAAGAGGTTTATAAGATAGACAGCCTGGATGACCTTTGGCCCAAATACGACCAGACCAAACAATACGTAATGATGCTACAGGAAGAGATAATTTTTGATGATTACTTCCGCTGCTATTGCATAGGCGGCAAGCACGTGCGCATTATGCAGTACGAACCGCGCAACCCGCACCACCTGCGTTACGAGCATGGTAAAGCGCCTGCTGAAAAGAAATTGCTGGAAACGGTTAAAAACTATGTCATCAAGCTGAACAAATATTTAGGCTATGATTTTAATACGGTTGAATTTGCCATCCGCAATGGTGTTCCTTATGCTATCGATTTTTGTAACCCGGCCCCAGATGCCGAGGTAACCAGCGTGGGGCAGGAGAATTTTGACTGGGTGGTGGAAACAGCCGCCGACTATGCCATCGAGCGTGCCAAAAAACAAAAGTACGGACAGGACAACCTTACCTGGGGCGAATTTGTGCGAACGGGTGCGGCTAAAGAAGATTTGCTATCATCGGAGAAAAAAATTGAAAAGAAGGCTGGCAAAAAAGATGTGGAGACAGGGAAGATAGACCATGCCATTTCGGCCGAAGAAACGGTGAAGAAATCAGCACCCCAAAAAGCCCCGGCTAAGAAACCGGCAGCAAAAAAATGA
- a CDS encoding carboxylate-amine ligase: MNEFTLGVEEEFMVIDPVTRELKSHEQKIVEGAQKIHEDQVKAEMHQAVVEVGTHICRNTGEARKEVGKLRGTVAQLAGDLGLRIGAAGTHPFSHWQHQLITDHPRYFEIVDEMQEAARSNLIFGLHVHVGIQSRDLAIHIANQVRYFLPHVYALSTNSPFWEGRNTGFKSFRTKVFDKFPRTGIPDYFSSIEEYDRYIKLLVKTNCIDNAKKIWWDIRVHPFFETIEFRICDCPMLIDETMAFTALFQALCAKLYKLRLQNMSFMTYNRALINENKWRAARYGIDGKMIDFGKEMEVNTRGLILELLDFVDDVVDELGCRDDLQYVHKILEHGTGADRQLAVYEQNSNFADVVDYITSQTLKGI; this comes from the coding sequence ATGAACGAATTTACCTTAGGCGTTGAAGAAGAATTCATGGTGATAGACCCGGTGACCCGGGAGCTGAAATCGCATGAGCAAAAAATTGTTGAAGGCGCCCAAAAGATACACGAGGACCAGGTGAAGGCCGAAATGCACCAGGCCGTGGTGGAGGTGGGCACACACATTTGCCGCAACACCGGCGAGGCGCGCAAGGAAGTTGGCAAATTGCGCGGTACCGTGGCACAACTGGCCGGCGATCTGGGCCTGCGTATAGGCGCGGCGGGAACGCACCCTTTCTCGCACTGGCAGCACCAGTTAATAACCGACCATCCAAGGTATTTCGAGATAGTAGATGAGATGCAGGAGGCTGCACGCTCCAACCTTATCTTCGGACTGCATGTGCATGTAGGCATCCAGTCGCGCGACCTGGCTATACACATTGCCAACCAGGTGCGCTATTTTCTGCCGCACGTTTATGCGCTATCCACCAACTCCCCTTTCTGGGAAGGACGAAACACAGGATTTAAATCGTTCCGCACCAAGGTATTTGACAAGTTCCCGCGTACCGGCATACCCGACTATTTCAGCAGTATCGAAGAATACGACCGTTATATCAAGTTGCTGGTGAAAACCAATTGCATCGACAACGCCAAAAAAATATGGTGGGACATACGTGTACACCCATTCTTCGAGACTATTGAGTTCAGGATATGCGACTGCCCCATGCTGATAGACGAGACCATGGCTTTTACGGCTTTGTTCCAGGCTTTGTGCGCCAAGCTGTATAAGCTGCGTTTGCAAAATATGTCGTTCATGACCTATAACCGGGCGCTGATCAATGAAAATAAATGGCGGGCGGCAAGGTATGGGATTGATGGAAAAATGATCGATTTTGGGAAGGAAATGGAAGTGAATACCCGTGGTTTGATACTGGAGCTGCTGGATTTTGTAGATGATGTAGTGGATGAGCTCGGCTGCCGCGATGATCTGCAATATGTACATAAAATACTGGAACACGGTACCGGCGCCGACAGGCAACTGGCAGTTTACGAGCAAAATAGTAACTTTGCCGACGTGGTGGATTATATCACCTCGCAAACTTTAAAAGGTATTTAA
- a CDS encoding type 1 glutamine amidotransferase → MTDKPEVKVAILDLYDGIANEGMRGFQDILKRYREKHQLNLSYGIFDVRKKCEVPEYDDYDIYIVSGGPGSPIDSEGSEWEKKYFNLVDKLEDHNLSNTTQKKHAFFVCHSFQLMCRKYRLGDINLRRSPSFGVLPVHMTKAGTREPVFEGLSDPFYSVDSRSWQVINPDEKRFVELGMQLLAIEKERPHVDLPRAMMAIRLNEYFISTQFHPEADAAGMKNWLGKEEKKTEVVTEHGLDKYTEMLERLDDPDKIMHTQNTIIPNFLDQAVMSLQESLA, encoded by the coding sequence ATGACAGATAAACCCGAAGTTAAAGTCGCGATACTGGACCTTTACGATGGCATTGCCAACGAAGGCATGCGCGGCTTCCAGGATATACTAAAACGATACAGGGAAAAGCACCAGCTTAATTTAAGCTATGGTATATTCGACGTACGCAAAAAATGCGAAGTGCCGGAGTACGACGATTACGACATTTATATCGTAAGCGGCGGCCCTGGTAGCCCGATAGACAGCGAAGGCAGTGAATGGGAAAAGAAGTATTTTAACCTGGTAGATAAGCTGGAGGACCATAACCTGTCGAACACTACACAAAAGAAACACGCTTTTTTTGTTTGTCATTCCTTTCAGCTGATGTGCCGCAAATACCGGCTGGGTGATATAAACCTGCGCCGGTCACCCTCATTTGGCGTACTGCCTGTACACATGACCAAAGCAGGGACGAGGGAACCGGTATTCGAAGGATTATCCGACCCATTTTATTCGGTCGATTCGCGTAGCTGGCAGGTAATCAATCCCGATGAAAAACGCTTTGTTGAGCTGGGTATGCAATTACTGGCCATCGAAAAAGAGCGCCCGCATGTCGATCTGCCGCGGGCTATGATGGCCATCAGGCTTAACGAGTATTTTATTTCTACCCAATTCCACCCTGAAGCCGATGCTGCCGGTATGAAAAACTGGTTGGGCAAGGAGGAGAAAAAGACTGAAGTAGTAACCGAGCACGGGCTGGATAAATACACCGAAATGCTGGAACGCCTTGACGACCCGGATAAGATAATGCATACACAAAACACCATAATCCCTAATTTTTTGGATCAGGCAGTGATGAGTTTGCAAGAAAGCCTCGCCTAA
- a CDS encoding FeoB-associated Cys-rich membrane protein: MIFQLIVVALLFAAAVFYLGRTIYKSVSSKKSCGENCKCGVDFSNIEPTGAKK, translated from the coding sequence ATGATTTTTCAGTTGATCGTAGTAGCGTTACTTTTTGCCGCAGCGGTGTTTTACCTGGGCCGCACGATATATAAAAGCGTGTCGTCCAAAAAAAGCTGTGGCGAAAACTGTAAATGCGGAGTGGATTTTTCGAATATTGAACCGACCGGGGCTAAAAAATAA